A section of the Citrus sinensis cultivar Valencia sweet orange chromosome 8, DVS_A1.0, whole genome shotgun sequence genome encodes:
- the LOC102624821 gene encoding uncharacterized protein C24B11.05, whose translation MEYKNENKQVSNQKYDCLLFDLDDTIYPLTSGLSKEVTKNIQEYMLQKLCIEEAKVPELCVSLYKFYGTTLAGLRAIGYQFDCDDFHSYVHGRLPYMMLKPDPVLRNLLLSLPIRKVIFTNADKTHAARVLSRLGLEDCFERIISFETLNSTDKGTVLVDQDASESERPTELFDIDDYCSRPNADLELPRTPVVCKPFEEAFEQVFKIANINPRKTIFFDDSIRNLETGKRLGLHTVWVGTSHRAEGVDYALESIHNIKEALPELWEVAGENSESISYSGKVSIETSVIA comes from the exons ATGGAATACAAGAATGAGAACAAGCAGGTTTCAAACCAAAAATATGATTGTCTCTTATTTG aTCTAGATGACACCATTTATCCTCTGACTTCTGGATTGTCAAAAGAAGTGACCAAGAATATTCAAG AATATATGCTCCAAAAGCTTTGCATCGAGGAGGCTAAAGTCCCTGAATTGTGTGTTTctttgtacaaattctatggGACAACATTGGCAGGTCTTCGG GCTATCGGCTATCAGTTTGACTGTGATGACTTCCACAG TTATGTTCATGGGAGATTGCCCTACATGATGCTAAAACCTGACCCTGTTTTAAGGAATCTTTTGCTTAGTCTGCCCATTCGGAAAGTT ATTTTTACCAATGCAGATAAAACTCATGCTGCTAGAGTGCTTAGCAGGCTTGGTCTGGAGGATTGCTTTGAAAGAATTATATcctttgaaactttgaattcCACGGACAAAGGCACTGTTCTGGTGGATCAGGATGCCTCTGAATCCGAAAGACCTACTGAATTATTTGACATCGATGATTATTGTTCTCGTCCCAATGCTGATCTCGAACTTCCAAGGACTCCAGTTGTCTGCAAACCTTTTGAAGAAGCATTTGAACAAGTTTTTAAGATTGCCAACATCAACCCTCGGAAAACT ATATTTTTTGATGACAGTATTCGTAATTTAGAGACTGGTAAAAGATTGGGGCTTCATACTGTATGG GTGGGAACTTCCCACAGAGCTGAAGGTGTGGACTATGCATTAGAGAGCATCCACAATATCAAGGAAGCATTGCCGGAGCTCTGGGAAGTTGCTGGTGAGAATTCAGAGAGCATCAGCTATTCAGGAAAGGTTTCCATCGAAACATCGGTCATTGCTTAG